A genomic region of Cannabis sativa cultivar Pink pepper isolate KNU-18-1 chromosome 1, ASM2916894v1, whole genome shotgun sequence contains the following coding sequences:
- the LOC133035355 gene encoding uncharacterized protein LOC133035355: MDNRNKFLVSFIYGFNKEEDRRLLWKELEGLRTNEPWVVLGDFNDIIEKGERIGKRAHFTPTAFRECIIKCQLEDVKYGGNYFTWNNRQQGDDRIYSKIDRVMANPSWLNLYPIAEALFLQEGLFDHTPVILTVYPSLPSGRNPFKYFRMWSSSPNYQRQVGDSWKGSVVGTKMYQLVTKLKGLKPVLTAINKYGFADIQGEEMRVKELMIECQRRLNLDPLNETLMQQEKGVREQYAEKHKALISFLQQKSKAIWIRNGDSNTSVFHSSIKDRTRQNRILSIVNAQGERVDEQEKINQAFLDYYKELLGTSMIGRQRVKNSVMKEGPLITPTHVATLMTEFSKEEIKDAMFSIPGVKSPGPDGYGSYFCQDNWDLVGCETCEAIASFLKSGNLLKEINSTIITLIPKMKCPNKVSDFWPISCCNVLYKVATKLICSRLKNILPEIVSLNQGGFIKGRYIAHNIMICQDLIRNYGRKDSKPNCMIKLDLQKAYDTMDWEFLEEMLHAFEFPE, encoded by the coding sequence ATGGATAATAGGAACAAGTTCcttgtttcttttatttatgGTTTTAACAAGGAAGAGGATAGGAGGCTTctttggaaagaattagagggTTTGAGAACAAATGAACCATGGGTAGTGCTTGGGGATTTCAATGATATTATTGAGAAGGGAGAAAGAATTGGGAAGAGAGCACACTTTACACCAACAGCTTTCCGTGAGTGTATAATCAAGTGTCAATTAGAAGATGTGAAATATGGAGGGAATTATTTTACTTGGAATAATAGACAACAAGGAGATGATAGAATATACTCTAAGATTGATAGAGTTATGGCAAATCCTAGTTGGCTGAATTTATATCCGATTGCTGAAGCACTTTTCTTGCAGGAGGGTCTCTTTGATCACACCCCCGTAATATTGACGGTTTATCCATCACTTCCAAGTGGTAGAAACCcgtttaaatattttcgaatgTGGTCGAGTTCACCTAATTATCAAAGGCAAGTTGGGGATAGTTGGAAGGGATCGGTTGTGGGAACTAAAATGTATCAACTAGTCACTAAATTGAAGGGACTCAAACCTGTTTTGACAGCAATCAACAAGTATGGTTTTGCTGATATACAAGGAGAAGAAATGAGGGTGAAGGAGCTCATGATTGAGTGTCAACGAAGACTGAACCTGGATCCTTTAAATGAAACATTAATGCAGCAAGAGAAAGGTGTTCGTGAGCAGTATGCTGAAAAGCATAAAGCACTAATCTCTTTTCTGCAACAAAAATCCAAGGCCATTTGGATTAGAAATGGGGATTCCAACACATCAGTTTTCCATTCTAGTATCAAGGACCGAACAAGGCAAAATAGAATTCTCTCTATTGTCAATGCTCAAGGTGAAAGAGTAGATGAACAAGAGAAGATTAATCAGGCTTTCCTAGATTACTACAAAGAGCTATTGGGGACAAGCATGATAGGCAGGCAGAGGGTTAAAAATTCAGTCATGAAGGAGGGACCATTGATAACACCTACACATGTTGCAACCTTGATGACAGAGTTTTCCAAAGAGGAAATTAAAGATGCAATGTTTAGTATTCCCGGGGTGAAGAGTCCGGGGCCAGATGGTTATGGGAGTTACTTTTGTCAAGATAACTGGGATCTGGTTGGGTGTGAAACTTGTGAAGCAATAGCCTCCTTCTTGAAGTCAGGTAATCTGCTAAAAGAAATTAACTCAACTATCATTACCTTAATTCCTAAAATGAAATGTCCGAATAAGGTGAGTGATTTTTGGCCTATATCTTGCTGTAATGTGCTATATAAGGTGGCTACCAAGTTGATTTGCTCTAGACTTAAAAACATCTTGCCTGAAATAGTCTCTCTAAATCAGGGAGGATTTATTAAAGGCAGATATATAGCTCATAACATCATGATATGCCAAGATCTAATTAGGAATTATGGTAGGAAGGATTCTAAGCCTAATTGTATGATCAAGCTTGATCTTCAAAAGGCGTATGACACAATGGATTGGGAGTTTTTGGAAGAAATGTTACATGCTTTTGAATTCCCGGAGTAG